The DNA segment GGTCGCCAACTGGCCGACGCCACGGCGCAACGCCTGGCAGACCCTGCTGCGCGCCCGAGCGATCGAGAACGTGTGCTACGTGGCGGGCGTCAATCGCGTGGGGCAGGACGGCAACGACGTGCCCTACGGCGGAGACTCGGCGGTGATCGACTACCTGGGTAAATCCCTCGCGGCCCTCGCCGAGGTGGAGACGCAGGTGACGGTAACGCTGGAGCGCGATCCACTGCTGCGCTTTCGCGACCGCTTCCCGTTCCACCTCGATGCGGACGACTTCACGCTCGGCAGCTAGGGAAGCTCTGCATAAGTCCGGTCGGCGGCCCCGTGCGTCCAGCGGGGACGGTGAGCGGACTTGTGCAGAGGTTCCCTAGAGGGGGGAAGCCAGCGAGCGTCCGACGAAGCGGGGCATCGTCCGTCTCGCTGACATAAGCGCTTCCCTGCGCTGTTTTTGAGGGTAGTTGCAACTACCGAGCCAAGGTGTCTGGCCCGGTAGCGATTCAACCGCTTAGGCGCGCCGGCGTTCGCAGCTCACCGAACCCCTGTCAACGCCGTCGACGGCAACCTGGATGACCTAATCACAGCTCGCGCACACCGCGCGCCAGCTCCGCGATCTGCGACCAATCCCGTCCCTCCACCGCCTCCCGGGGCAGCAGCCAGCTACCGCCCACACAGGGCACGGCGCCGAGCGCGAGGTATTGAGGTGCTGTGTCGAGGGAGATGCCCCCGGTCGGGCAAAAGCGTAGCCCGGGGAACACCGCCGACATCGCCTTCAGGGCGCTGACCCCACCGGCAGGGCCCGCGGGGAAGAACTTCGCCGCCGTGTACCCGGACGCCACCAGGCCCGCCACTTCCGTCGGCGTCTGGGCACCGGGCAGATAGGGCAAGCGTCGGCGCTTGGCGGACGCCACCAGCTCCGGCGGCGAGCCCGGCGAGACGATGAACTGCGCGCCCGCCTCCTCGGCCAGCACCCAGTCGTGAGCGGTCCACACCGTGCCGGCACCGACGAGCAGATCCGGTAGCTCCCGGCGCAGGGCCTCGATGGCCGCCAGGGCATCGCGGGTGCGCAAGGTCACCTCGATGATCTGCACCCCGCCCTGCATCAGCGCCTCGCCGATGGCCACGGCGTAGGTGGCATCGGGAATGCTGGCGACGGGAATGACCCGCGAGCGTTCCAGCACCGTTTCGATCGTAATGTCCATGTCAGTCTCTCGCGTTGGTAGCTCAGCCGTCGTGGGGCGTGCTGGTGGCTTGAATGTCGTCTGCGGCGGCCGTGTACACGGCTCCCTGCTCCGGCCCGGTGACCACGTTGCGGAACACCTCGAAGAGCTCACGCCCCATGCCGAGCGTATCGCGGGTGGTGCATGGCACGGGCTCGCGGCTCTCCCACTCCGTCGGGTCCACGAGGGCGCGCAGTTCGCCGGTGTGGGTATCCACACGCAGCACATCGCCGTCGCGCAGCTTGGCCAGGGGACCGCCGTTCAAGCACTCGGGCGTAACCTGGATCGCCGCCGGCACCTTGCCGCTGGCGCCGGACATGCGCCCGTCCGTGACCAGGGCCACCGAGTGCCCGCGGCTTTGCACCGCCGTCAGGCTGGGCGTGAGCTTGTGCAACTCGGGCATCCCGTTGGCCGAAGGTCCTTGATAGGTCACGACCACCACGCAGTCACGGTCCAGCTCGCCCGCCTTGAAGGCCTCGATCACCTCACCTTGCGATTGGAACACCCGCGCTGGGGCCTCCACCACGCGGTGCTCGTCCTTGACGGCGGATACCTTGACGATCGCCCGCCCGAGGTTGCCTTCCATCAACCTGATGCCACCGGTCGGTGAGAAGGGCTCGCTCACCGGCCGCAGTACGTCCGTGTCCAAGCTCTTGGTGGGGCCCTCCCGCCACTCCAAGTCGTCGCCGGCGAGGAAGGGCTCGTCGCGGTAAGCGTCGAGGCCGTGGCCCATGATGGTGAGCACGTCGCGGTGCAGGAGACCCGCGTCCAGCAGCTCGCGCATCATCAGCTGGATGCCACCGGCCGCGTGCAAGTGGTTCACGTCCGCCGAGCCGTTGGGGTAGACGCGCGCCAGCAGCGGCACCACATCGGACAGCTCCGCGAAGTCCGTCCAGTCGATCTGAATGCCCGCCGCGTGGGCGATGGCGACGAGGTGGATCGTGTGGTTGGTGGAACCGCCCGAGCTGAGCAGGCCCACCATGCCGTTCAGGATCGCCTTGGTGTCCACCACCTGGCCGATCGGCCGGTAGGCACCCGGATCGTTCGTTAGGTCTGTGATGCGAAGGGCCTGCACGGCTGCCGCGCGGGTCAGGGCCTCGCGCAACGGGGTGCCCGGGTTGACGAAGGAGGTGCCCGGCAGGTGCAGGCCCATGAACTCCATCATGAGCTGGTTGCTGTTGGCCGTGCCGTAGAAGGTGCAGGTGCCCGGGGAGTGGTAGGACTTCGACTCCGCCTCGAGCAGCGCGTCGCGGCCCACCTTGCCCTCGGCGTGGAGCTGGCGCACCCGGGCCTTCTCATCGTTGGGCAGGCCCGACGGCATCGGCCCCGCGGGCACCATCACCACCGGCAGGTGGCCGAAGGACAGGGCCCCGATCAGCAACCCGGGCACGATCTTGTCGCACACCCCGAGGCAGATGGCCGCATCAAACATGTTGTGGGAGAGGGAGACCGCCGTGGCCATGGCGATGACATCGCGGCTGAACAGGGACAGCTCCATGCCCGGCTGGCCCTGGGTGACCCCGTCGCACATGGCCGGCACGCCACCGGCGAACTGCGCCATGCCGCCGGCCGCCCACGCCGCCTCCTTGATCCATCGGGGATAGATCTCGAGGGGTTGGTGCGCGGAGAGCATGTCGTTGTAGGCCGAGACGATGGCGATGTTGGCGCGTCGATCGCCCGACAAGGCCTCCTTGCCCTCCTCGGCGCAGGCCGCGAAGCCGTGGGCGAGGTTGCCGCAGGAGAGCACGCCACGGTGGGGGCCGCCCCGCCGGGCCTGCTCGATCTTCTCGAGGTAGGCCGCGCGTGAGGCCTGGCTACGCGCTTCGATGCGTTCGGTGATCCGGGCCAGGGTGGGATGCAAGCTCTGGTCGCTCATCGCATGACTCTCCGCTCAAGGCGCCCAATAACAAGTGACAGGCACGCGCGTCTGCTGCAGCACGCAGCGCACGGGCAGTTCCGCCGGATCGTCGCCCTGCATCGCCCGCTCGAGCACGATGAGCTTCTCATCGCCGAACAGCAGCAGACCGATCTCGCGGGACGCGAGCAGGCGCGGCGGGCTCAGGGTGATGCGTGGCTGCGAGAGGCGCGGCACGTGCACGGCCGCCGCGGGCTCGCGTTCGGCAAGCAGCGCGGACAGGTTGGTCGCGTCGGGGAACAGGGAGGCCGTGTGGCCGTCCGCGCCCATGCCGAGGAGGCAGTAGTCGAAGGGCTCATCGAGGGTGGCGAAGTGGCGGTTGACCGCGTCCACCGCCTCCTGCGGCGCTGGCTGCTCGCGGTAGAGGCCGTGGAAGCGCGCCGCAGCGCCCGGCCCCTGCATGAGCTCGCGGCGCACGAGGGCTTCGTTGCTATCCGCGTGGTCGACGGGCACCCAGCGCTCATCGCTCAAGGTCAGGTCGACGCTGGCCCACGGCAGGGCCCGCTGGCCGAGAGATTGGAACAGCTTGACCGGTGACGAGCCACCGCTCAGGCACACCCAGGCGCGACGGTCAGCGCCCACCGCGCTCTCGATTGCTCCGGCCATCACCTTGGCGAGGGCGGCCGTGGCCTCCTCGCGCGTGTCGAAGCGTTCGATCGTCGGGTTACTTATCGTATTCATTCGGTCGGATCCAGCCAACGGCGTTCGTCACGGCCGACGAGCAGGGCCGAGTCGGTCGGTCCCCAGGTGCCCGCCGCGTACGGCACGACCGGCTGACCGCGCTGCTCCCAGCCGTTGCGCATGCCATCGATCCAGGCCCACGCCGACTCCACTTCCTCGCGGTGCATGAACAGGGCCTGGTTACCGCGCAGCACCTCCATCAGCAGACGCTCGTAGGCGTCGGGGTAGCGCAGGTGGAACTGCTCGGAGAAGGTGAGGTTCAGGGGCAGGGAGCGCAGGTTGAAGCCACCCGGGCCCGGCTCCTTGGTCATGAGCGAGAGGGTCACGCCCTCGTCCGGCTGCAGGCGGATGGTCAGCTGGTTCGGTTCCGGACGCCCGGTCTGGGGCGGGAAGATGGAGTGGGCCACGGGCGAGAACTGCACCACGATGTGCGAGGTCTTCATCGGCAGGCGCTTGCCCGTGCGCAGGTAGAACGGCACGCCGGCCCAGCGCCAGTTGTCGATCATCGCCTTGATGGCGACGAACGTCTCCGTGCCGCTCGACTGGATCCCCGTCTCCTCGCTGTAGCCCGGTACCGCCTCGCCGTGCACGGCACCGCGCCGGTACTGGCCGCGCACGGTGTGCGCTTCCACGTCGGGCTCGGTGATCGGCCGCAGGGCGCGCAGCACCTTGAGCTTCTCGCCCCGAATCTGCGCGGGATCCAGGCCCGCCGGCGGCTCCATCGCTACCAGGCACAGCAGCTGCAACAGGTGGTTCTGCACCATGTCGACGAGGGCGCCCGTACGATCGTAGAACTCACCGCGGGTGCCGACGCCGATGTCCTCGGCCACGGTGATCTCCACGTGGTCCACGGTGCCCCGACGCCAGAGCGGCTCGAACAGGGAGTTGGAGAAGCGCAGGGCCAGCAGGTTCTGCACCGACTCCTTACCGAGGTAGTGGTCGATGCGATAGACCTGCTCTTCGTCGAACACGGCGCCGACCGCACCGTTCACCGCGCGCGCCGATTCGAGGTCGTTGCCGACCGGCTTCTCCAGCACGATGCGGGTCTGCCCGTGCTGCAGCTCGTGGCGACCGAGGGCCGTGGCGATGGGGCCGAACAGCTGCGGCGCCGTGGCCAGGTAGAACACGCGCACGCGATCGGCGTGGGCACCGACGGCGCCTGCCAGGCCGTCCCAGCCACCTTCCTCGAGCACATCTACCGCGTGGTAGCTCAGGCGCGAGGCGAAGCGCTGCCACACGGCCTCGTCGAAATGGTCTTCCGGCAGGAACTTGCGCAGGGCCGTGTGCACCGACTCGATGAACGCCTCGTGGCTCATCTCGCGCCGGGAGACGGCGATGATGCGGCTGTTATCGGAGATCTGGTGGTCGATGTCGCGATGGAACAGCGAAGGCAACAGCTTGCGCATCGCAAGGTCACCGGTGCCGCCGAAGATGACGAGGTCGAAAGGTTCGACGGGTACGAACTTAGCCATGGAAGCTCCGCATTAGGGTCGTCACTAGGTTTGGGGGGGTTGCGCGGTCGGGACGGTAATCGTGAAGGCACCGGCCCGCTCGAAGCGCAGGGTCATCGCCAGGGGCGTGTCGGGCGCCAGGGCGCCGCTCAGCATCACGTGCGCGCCGCCGCGGGCGAGCACGAGATCGGCGCCGTCGGCCAGGGCGAAGCCCTCGGCACGCGAGCGCATCCGCGAGATGCCATCGACGAGCAGGGTTTCGTGCAGCGAGGCCTCGACCGGCTCGGCCCCCGCCTCGTGAGCCACGCTCACGGCGAGCAGCCGGTCGTCGTGACCGCTGCGGTTGTGCACGGTGAAGTAGGCCGCCCCCATGGCCATGGCGGGCATCGGCCGCAGCAGCGGTGCGCTCACCCACAGGCCACTCTCCCCCAAGGCCTCGGCCGACGGCGGCAGCTCGCCCGCACCGCCCTCCTCGGGGGCCGAGCACGCGGCGCCGAGCAGGATCAGCAGGCAGGCGCACGCGGCGCCGAATAGGCGGGGATAGAAGCGTTGCGAGGGCACTGCGGGGCGGCTCCTGTTGCTGCGAAGGCGACGTGCCTCAAGGGCCGGCGCGGCCATTCTAGCGGCGACCGTGCGCCGAGGGCAGTGCCCGGTATATCCTCGCCCGTCACAATCGGTGCCAGCAACCGGTGCGCGACGTCGCGCACGCTCAATCTATTCAAGGAGCGACGATGATCGAAGAAGGCAAGGCCCCGCCCATGTTCACCCTGCGCGACACCGACGGAAACAAGGTGGCGCTGAAGGATCTCAAGGGCCAGTACGTGGTGGTCTACTTCTACCCGAAGGACGATACCCCGGGCTGCACTAAGGAGGCCTGCGGCTTCCGCGACCTGTGGGGCGAGATCGAGGCCGCCGGCGCCACGGTGCTCGGCGTCTCCCCGGACGACGGCGACTCCCACCGCAAGTTCGTCGACAAGTACGACCTGCCCTTCACCCTCCTCAGCGACCCCGATCGCAAGGTAATGGAGAAGTACGGCGCCTGGGGTGAGAAGAACATGTACGGCAAGAAGACCATGGGCGTGATTCGCTCCACCGTCCTGATCGGTCCGGACGGCAAGGTGGTCAAGCACTGGAAACGCGTGCCCAAGGCGGCTGATCACCCAGCTAAGGTGCTGGAAATCCTGCAAGCGAGCTGAGCCGCGATAACGGCGCCTGCGGGCAAGAAGAGGGACACCGCGATGAGTCAGTTCCACCATCCTGAAGTACGCGAGCAAGTCTCCGTCGAGGAGTGGCAGGCCCGGGTGGAGCTGGCGGCCTGCTACCGCCTGATCGCCCTCAATCGCTGGGACGACCTGGTCTTCACCCACATCTCCGCGCGGGTGCCGGGCACCGACGATCACTTCCTCATCAACCCCTACGGCCTGCTCTTCGAGGAGGTGAGCGCCAGCAACCTGGTCAAGGTGAACCAGCGCGCAGAGAAGGTGCTGGACTCGCCCTACCCAGTGAACCCAGCCGGCTTCATCATCCACTCGGCGATCCACGGCGCGCGCCACGACGTGCACTGCGTGCTCCACACGCACACCACGGCGGGCGTGGCCGTCTCCGCCAACCGTGACGGCCTCCTGCCGATCTCCCAGCAGGCCGTGGTGGCGCTGTCCTCCATCGCCTACCACGACTATGAGGGCATCGCCGTCAACGAGGGCGAACGCGAGCGCTTGGTGGCCGACCTCGGCGACAAGATCCACTACATCCTGCGCAACCACGGCCTGCTCACCGTGGGGCCCACCGTCGCCGACGCCTTCCTCGCCATGTACAACCTGCAGAACGCCTGCGCGATCCAGGTCGCGGCGCTGGCGGGCGCCCAGGTGGTGAAGGTGGATCAGCGCATCGTCG comes from the Pseudomonadota bacterium genome and includes:
- a CDS encoding class II aldolase/adducin family protein → MSQFHHPEVREQVSVEEWQARVELAACYRLIALNRWDDLVFTHISARVPGTDDHFLINPYGLLFEEVSASNLVKVNQRAEKVLDSPYPVNPAGFIIHSAIHGARHDVHCVLHTHTTAGVAVSANRDGLLPISQQAVVALSSIAYHDYEGIAVNEGERERLVADLGDKIHYILRNHGLLTVGPTVADAFLAMYNLQNACAIQVAALAGAQVVKVDQRIVDGMQAQADKVTRGLGGQLVWPCLLRRLSRESPGYDC
- the eda gene encoding bifunctional 4-hydroxy-2-oxoglutarate aldolase/2-dehydro-3-deoxy-phosphogluconate aldolase, with the translated sequence MDITIETVLERSRVIPVASIPDATYAVAIGEALMQGGVQIIEVTLRTRDALAAIEALRRELPDLLVGAGTVWTAHDWVLAEEAGAQFIVSPGSPPELVASAKRRRLPYLPGAQTPTEVAGLVASGYTAAKFFPAGPAGGVSALKAMSAVFPGLRFCPTGGISLDTAPQYLALGAVPCVGGSWLLPREAVEGRDWSQIAELARGVREL
- the zwf gene encoding glucose-6-phosphate dehydrogenase translates to MAKFVPVEPFDLVIFGGTGDLAMRKLLPSLFHRDIDHQISDNSRIIAVSRREMSHEAFIESVHTALRKFLPEDHFDEAVWQRFASRLSYHAVDVLEEGGWDGLAGAVGAHADRVRVFYLATAPQLFGPIATALGRHELQHGQTRIVLEKPVGNDLESARAVNGAVGAVFDEEQVYRIDHYLGKESVQNLLALRFSNSLFEPLWRRGTVDHVEITVAEDIGVGTRGEFYDRTGALVDMVQNHLLQLLCLVAMEPPAGLDPAQIRGEKLKVLRALRPITEPDVEAHTVRGQYRRGAVHGEAVPGYSEETGIQSSGTETFVAIKAMIDNWRWAGVPFYLRTGKRLPMKTSHIVVQFSPVAHSIFPPQTGRPEPNQLTIRLQPDEGVTLSLMTKEPGPGGFNLRSLPLNLTFSEQFHLRYPDAYERLLMEVLRGNQALFMHREEVESAWAWIDGMRNGWEQRGQPVVPYAAGTWGPTDSALLVGRDERRWLDPTE
- the edd gene encoding phosphogluconate dehydratase; translated protein: MSDQSLHPTLARITERIEARSQASRAAYLEKIEQARRGGPHRGVLSCGNLAHGFAACAEEGKEALSGDRRANIAIVSAYNDMLSAHQPLEIYPRWIKEAAWAAGGMAQFAGGVPAMCDGVTQGQPGMELSLFSRDVIAMATAVSLSHNMFDAAICLGVCDKIVPGLLIGALSFGHLPVVMVPAGPMPSGLPNDEKARVRQLHAEGKVGRDALLEAESKSYHSPGTCTFYGTANSNQLMMEFMGLHLPGTSFVNPGTPLREALTRAAAVQALRITDLTNDPGAYRPIGQVVDTKAILNGMVGLLSSGGSTNHTIHLVAIAHAAGIQIDWTDFAELSDVVPLLARVYPNGSADVNHLHAAGGIQLMMRELLDAGLLHRDVLTIMGHGLDAYRDEPFLAGDDLEWREGPTKSLDTDVLRPVSEPFSPTGGIRLMEGNLGRAIVKVSAVKDEHRVVEAPARVFQSQGEVIEAFKAGELDRDCVVVVTYQGPSANGMPELHKLTPSLTAVQSRGHSVALVTDGRMSGASGKVPAAIQVTPECLNGGPLAKLRDGDVLRVDTHTGELRALVDPTEWESREPVPCTTRDTLGMGRELFEVFRNVVTGPEQGAVYTAAADDIQATSTPHDG
- the pgl gene encoding 6-phosphogluconolactonase; the encoded protein is MNTISNPTIERFDTREEATAALAKVMAGAIESAVGADRRAWVCLSGGSSPVKLFQSLGQRALPWASVDLTLSDERWVPVDHADSNEALVRRELMQGPGAAARFHGLYREQPAPQEAVDAVNRHFATLDEPFDYCLLGMGADGHTASLFPDATNLSALLAEREPAAAVHVPRLSQPRITLSPPRLLASREIGLLLFGDEKLIVLERAMQGDDPAELPVRCVLQQTRVPVTCYWAP
- the bcp gene encoding thioredoxin-dependent thiol peroxidase, which codes for MIEEGKAPPMFTLRDTDGNKVALKDLKGQYVVVYFYPKDDTPGCTKEACGFRDLWGEIEAAGATVLGVSPDDGDSHRKFVDKYDLPFTLLSDPDRKVMEKYGAWGEKNMYGKKTMGVIRSTVLIGPDGKVVKHWKRVPKAADHPAKVLEILQAS
- a CDS encoding copper chaperone PCu(A)C, which translates into the protein MPSQRFYPRLFGAACACLLILLGAACSAPEEGGAGELPPSAEALGESGLWVSAPLLRPMPAMAMGAAYFTVHNRSGHDDRLLAVSVAHEAGAEPVEASLHETLLVDGISRMRSRAEGFALADGADLVLARGGAHVMLSGALAPDTPLAMTLRFERAGAFTITVPTAQPPQT